Within Triticum dicoccoides isolate Atlit2015 ecotype Zavitan chromosome 1B, WEW_v2.0, whole genome shotgun sequence, the genomic segment TCGGTGTTTTAATTTTTTTACACAATTTTGGATTTCAAAATATATCTACCTTCTCCAGAAAGAAAATCAcgttcaaattttcaaaaaaagttaCTGTTGTTGCCGCTTATAGTTCACATATAATAGGTTACGTTTTCAGATGTAGACACTAAGGAGTCACAGTGGCTAGCAAGCTTGTTCACCTATAGGAGGTACTTGGTTCGATCCCTCGGCTAGACTTTATTTTAGGGAATTTTGCGAATGGTCAAGTTTTTGCCGTTGTCCTTTTTCTTCAAGTGTTGTGATGGACAACTAGCACGGGCACCAGCCTGGCGCAGCGGCTGGTACAGTGCATGCATGACTACGTTGTCAGCGGTTCAAATCCTCAGATGTCGCTCTTTGTTTTTCGCATTTTTCACCTCACGAACGagaaatgggtcggcccaggtgagCCGCCCTTATGCGAAACCTCAACTCTTTGACACAAAGCGCGTCATATAGGACCTCTCGACAGATTGGGCAGCTCCTATTTGGTGCGCGGGTCGCGCGCTAGCTACATAGTGCGCACCCCTGAGCTCCCAATCATTTGTATAGGCCAGCCCATTAAGTAGTTTATTCCCCACTGGTTTTGGGAAATTTTTCTAATGTTTTCTCTGCCATTTTTTATCTTTATCTTTTTAGTTTTtatcttctattttttcttttttcctttttatttattttctttttttcctttcggttttattttttttctttattttataTTTTCCTTTTTATCATCTATTTTTTTCATTACTTTTTTTGCGATTTTTTGTTTcaaatccatgaatattttttgttcataaaactcaaaaaatgttcaaccATGTAAAAAATGTTCAAGAATGCAAATAATTTCATCAGACTCAATTTTTGGTTCAtcggatttaaaaaatgttcatcacaaTTCAAATTTGCTCATCGAACTAAGCATATGTTcatcaaattattatttttcacTGTTTTTAGAAAGTTTTCATCAAACTCAAAAAGTGTCCATTGAATTAAAAATGTGTTCGTCATTTTTCAAAAAAGTTCTTGAATacttgttcatcaaattcaaaaaatgttaatcgaATATGAAAAATTGTACATAAGTATTAAAAAATGCTCATAAATGTTTTTCgccaaaattaaaaaaatgtttgctaaaattagaaaaatgttcattcttatataaatcgtgaacattttttgaattcaaaaaCTGTTTTTAATAATTCTCTGTTTAAAGAAAATCAGAACTTGTTATGATCCCGAATTATTTTAACATAGAATAAAAAACAGaagtaaaaaaacaaagaaaaaacgaaAACGACGCGAGGGTGCCTCACGCGCCAAATAGGGGGCTCCCGGCGGATTGTCTCTGTTGCCGACAGTTAAGACGCACCGAGACTTTGGCCCATGAAACGGCCCGGCACCGCCATCTACCCCTTCGCAGGCCGCCGCAACCAACAGCGGAAGGCATTCTTCCCCTCTCCCCTGAATCatcaaaaagaaaagaaacgagACCTTCCTCTCGAGACGAACCCTAGATCCGTTCTGACCTTCCGTCTGCTTCCTGTTCCGTACGACATGGCAGCTCGTCGGCGTCTTCATCCGCCACCCGGTGCGGAGCTCTCCCGCTCTCACCCTCGCTGGGTGATGCTAGATCGCTTCGTCCACTACAAGGCGTACGCGGGTGAGGCTGTTGCGGAGGAGGTAATGGACGGCACGCAATCGGCGATCTCCTCTACCTGCACCAACATAAGCATCGCCGTCTCTCTCAGGGTTGCTGAACCGCCCGCTGTGTCCCGTCTCTACCTCCACTGGCCCGAGCGATTCATGACGGCGTCGTTGAGCCAGGTGAGTCAGCCGTTCATCATCGCGGCTCACGGCCGCTCCATACTTTTCCAAGCGCAGGCCCCCTTCGTTGGAGATAGCTGTCCGGCATTCTACTATTACCCCATGGACTATTTTCCTCTACACAGCCTCTGACTCAGAGAAGTCTCCTTGTCTCATGCGACTCCCGCCTTGCTTCGATGGTGGGGACAAGAACCCGGACGTGGATTTGTACTTCCACCCGTACCGTCTCCAGCAGCTGCGATCTATGTGGCGTGATGACATTGGCCTCCTTTGCCGTGGCAAGGGGGAGTTCGTGGTGGCGCAGCTCACATTTGGCGGCCAGCTCTGCGTGCTACACCATAAACCTGGGGAGGAGCAGGGCGACATGAATTGGAGCGTCGAAAATATGCCCTTACCTGACGGCGATGACATCCCAAACCTGCTGTGTGGTTCGTGGCAAACGGACGCCGTCGTCCCCTATGGTGATTGTTACCTGTGCTGGGCGGATTGCTACCTGGGCTTGCTTTTTGTCGGTGTCATTGACAAGCGGACGAAGCCCCCGTGCTACGTCCCCTTACCTGATGGTCTGGATTCCAATCGTCTGTGCATTGACCCAGGGTATCCTGACCCGGCCCGTCGTGTCTGTGTCTCTGAGTCCAGCATGATTAACCTCATATGTGTTGGTGATCATGCTGGCTGCAGTGTGTGTGCCAGTTCTTATTCTGCTTTCACTATCACAGTATGGACTTTGACCAACTTAAGGGAAAAGAAATGGATGAAATGTTTCACCATGGAAGACAGCAAGTTCTGGGCTGCTCTTGATTTTGACAAGCGTCTTCCGCATGTGCTACCAGAGTTCCCTACCATCAGCTTGGTTAAGCCTGATGTTGTTTACTTCCGGTTGAATGGTGGTAATAAATTTTTCTGGCTGATTGAGATTGACATGAAGAAGGAAGTGCTGGGGTCAACCAGTCTCTACAtctttgaagaagaagaagaagaagaagaagaagaagagaaatgctCCATTGACATGGCCCACTGGAGATCATTTCCTGGCTACTCCTTTGTTCCCAGCCCATTCACCCGATACTTGGACCAGCATGCCATCAGAAGGTAACATTGCCTCATGTTCATCTCTGCCAGTATTTACTCTTGGCCTCACCATTAATGTGAAATGTTACCACTTGGTAGTATTAGCTAGCAAAGTATTACTTGTTATTGTTATTTGTGTTCTTGTAGATTTTGAATTTCAACAAAGTAAGGTGATTTGTGGCTTGGCAAATTAGCACATCAAATTAAGATAACAAAATCTAAAACTCAGTGACTAATCAATCCTGTGAACTGTGGTTTACTATGCAAAAACATAGCAAGACACTCTCTAAACGGGCTGGTCAGTTCTGCAAATGATGAGTTCTAATTCAAATAGTAATCTGCGATTATACTTTTGACATCTGTTGTAGACCCGTGATTTGTCTGTTTTACTGGCATCCAGTTGGGTGTTAAACATGTACAATTTGCCATGTGCTCTTAAATTGTCACTAGATTTGGTAAGCACGATCTATGTAGTTTGCTCGGCTAATAAAAGGAAGTCATGCCGTTGAACTATATTCGTTATGACTTTGGAGAGGCAAAAAAGTACTGTCAAGTTTTATACTTATCTATTTTTGGTTCCTTCCGGATCTATCAGAGCCGCCAGAATATGATAATTTATAGTATCATGTTTGTGTTCACACTATCACATGAGTGAG encodes:
- the LOC119332989 gene encoding uncharacterized protein LOC119332989; its protein translation is MAARRRLHPPPGAELSRSHPRWVMLDRFVHYKAYAGEAVAEEVMDGTQSAISSTCTNISIAVSLRVAEPPAVSRLYLHWPERFMTASLSQSPCLMRLPPCFDGGDKNPDVDLYFHPYRLQQLRSMWRDDIGLLCRGKGEFVVAQLTFGGQLCVLHHKPGEEQGDMNWSVENMPLPDGDDIPNLLCGSWQTDAVVPYGDCYLCWADCYLGLLFVGVIDKRTKPPCYVPLPDGLDSNRLCIDPGYPDPARRVCVSESSMINLICVGDHAGCSVCASSYSAFTITVWTLTNLREKKWMKCFTMEDSKFWAALDFDKRLPHVLPEFPTISLVKPDVVYFRLNGGNKFFWLIEIDMKKEVLGSTSLYIFEEEEEEEEEEEKCSIDMAHWRSFPGYSFVPSPFTRYLDQHAIRSLELSEKLQNIRLEQAKEKRFVEE